The following proteins are co-located in the Streptomyces bottropensis ATCC 25435 genome:
- a CDS encoding GNAT family N-acetyltransferase: MSGESAEVQVRPGVETDLAALTDLYNHYVRETPITFDTAVFTPEERRPWLLSHPEDGPHRLMVATAKDSQRILGYATSSAFRGKPAYDTSVEVSVYLAPDAGGRGVGTLLYRALFEALADEDVHRAYAGIAQPNEASTRLHERFGFRYVGTYREVGRKFGRFWDVAWYEKRLDETEHLGRTGPKR; the protein is encoded by the coding sequence ATGTCCGGAGAGTCCGCAGAGGTGCAGGTCAGACCAGGAGTCGAGACCGACCTCGCCGCCCTCACCGACCTCTACAACCACTATGTCCGTGAGACGCCCATCACATTTGATACCGCTGTCTTCACTCCGGAAGAGCGCCGCCCTTGGCTGCTCTCCCACCCTGAAGACGGCCCGCACCGCCTGATGGTTGCCACCGCGAAGGACTCACAGCGGATTCTGGGGTACGCCACGAGCAGCGCGTTTCGCGGGAAACCGGCGTACGACACCTCGGTGGAGGTGTCGGTGTACCTCGCCCCGGACGCGGGCGGCCGGGGCGTGGGCACGCTGCTGTACAGGGCCCTCTTCGAGGCACTCGCCGACGAGGACGTCCACCGCGCCTACGCGGGGATCGCCCAGCCGAACGAGGCGTCGACACGGCTGCACGAGCGGTTCGGGTTCCGGTACGTCGGCACGTATCGGGAGGTCGGGCGGAAGTTCGGGCGGTTCTGGGATGTGGCCTGGTACGAGAAGAG